The genomic DNA AGTAAACAGAGCTGGTGTCCCCAAATCCCGATAATATTTAATATAATTATTCACAATAGAAGCTGCATCTTCGCTATAAAAACACCATCGTAGCTTCTTCCCCTTTCCCATCACCTGAAACTTCTGTAATTGTAAATCAATTCCCTCTAAATCTAAGGTAAGAAGCTCACCAATCCTAGCTCCTGTTCGATGAAGCAGGCGGACAATAGCGTGCAATCGGACATCTGGCACGAGCAGTTCATATAAAATACTCAGTTGTTCCGCACTCAAATAGCGAATCACTGCGTCGGTACTACATTCCCCCTTTTCTGGGTCAAGCTTGCGCTGCTTCAAACCAGCAATCGNNNNNNNNN from Kamptonema formosum PCC 6407 includes the following:
- a CDS encoding tyrosine-type recombinase/integrase, yielding IAGLKQRKLDPEKGECSTDAVIRYLSAEQLSILYELLVPDVRLHAIVRLLHRTGARIGELLTLDLEGIDLQLQKFQVMGKGKKLRWCFYSEDAASIVNNYIKYYRDLGTPALFTAQNPFNQRVTRLSYQQVYCCWQSFTEKSPLLQGIRLHDLRHTFATERVGLMALEELRALMGHENIQTTLRYQKVTSLRAEEVARDALNRD